The following nucleotide sequence is from Drosophila kikkawai strain 14028-0561.14 chromosome 2L, DkikHiC1v2, whole genome shotgun sequence.
AGACCTATGCCAAGATGCGCGGCGGTGAGTTCCACAAGACGCCCGTGGTGATGGAGAACCTTGTGTTCCACCGCGCCACCATTCTTAACAAGAACGCCGTTGTCAAGTTCGGCATTAACTTCTTCGATGGAACCGGTGCCTTTGAGATCTGCGAGAGCGGCAGCCTAGCCGTTTCCGGAAGAATTACCACACCCGAGTCCATTGAGAACGAGGAGCTGCCCCTGGAGCCACAAACTGCCAGCACTGCGGCCAAGGAGCTGGCCACCAACGATGTCTACAAGGAGCTACGTCTGCGTGGCTACGACTATGCCGGAATCTTCCGCGGCATCGTTCGCTCTGACACGGTGGCTTCGGCCGGCAAGCTGCAGTGGGTGGACAACTGGATCAGCTTCATGGACACCATGCTGCAGTTCAGCATCCTGAGCAAGAACCTGCGGGAGCTGTACCTGCCCACGCGTATCGAGAAGGCGGTGATCAATCCCGCCAAGCACTTGGAGCTGCTCAGTGCTCTcagcaaggagcagcagctagAGACTGGACTGCCGGTTCACTGGTACAGCGACATAAACGTGATCAAGAGCGGTGGCGTGGAGCTGCGTGGCCTAAAGGCCAACCTCGCCCAGCGTCGTCCCGGCACCCAGGCACCTCCTACCTTGGAGCGCTACCAGTTTGTGCCGAACATCAACACCACCGACCTGAATGAGAACTCGGAGAAGGCTCGCCTGCAGGCCCTGGATGTGGCCATTCAACTGATCATCGAAAACTCCAGCGGAGCCGTGAAGCTAAAGGGCGTGGAGCTGGCCAATGGACGTAATCCCGATGTGCTGCTCGCCAACCGCCTGCTGCAGATTATCGAGGGTGAGCCCGTGCTCACCGGCGATGTGGCTGTCGCTACTTCGAACAACAATGAGGAGACAATCACCGCCGCTCTCGGGGATTCCGGTGTGCGCGTCGTGAGCAAGGATGTGCTGAAGGAGCCGGTAGAGCAGAACTGTCACTTCGTCTTCGGCATCGATGTCCTGTCCCGTCCGGACACCAAGACCTTGGAGAACTCCATTGCCAGCATCCGCGAGAACGGTTTCCTGATCTTTGAGGAGACGGTGGCCACCTACACCAAGACTGGTCGCGCCCTCTTGGCCAAGTTTGGCTTCGTTGCCATTCAGGAGCAGAGTCTGGGTGCCACCCGCGTCCTGGTGCTTGCTCGCAAAGCTGTGGACCTGAAGACGCGTAAATCCGTGGTGGTTGTAGCCACTGAACAGAACTTCAACTGGGTGGATGAACTTAAGGCCGCTCTGGCCACTGCCACTACCGAGGAGCAGTACGTCTATGTTGTGTGCCAGGGAGAGGAGCTTTTCGGTGCCGTCGGTCTGATGACCTGCATCAAGAACGAGAATGGCGGCAAGCTGGCACGCCTCGTTTTCGTGCAGGACGCCAAGGCGGAGAAGTTCTCGCTGACATCGGCCACCTATCGCCCTCAGCTGGAGAAGGACCTCATCTCGAATGTGCTGAAGCACGGTGCCTGGGGCACCTTCCGCCATCTGAAACTGGAGACCCAGCAGGCCACCCTGCAGGTGGAGCACGCCTACGTCAATGCTCTGGTCAAGGGCGATCTGGCCTCGCTCAAGTGGATCGAGGCTGCCCAGACCGATACCGGCGTCACCACCGACAAGAATCTGGAGACCTGCACCGTTTACTATGCGCCCATCAACTTCCGCGATGTGATGCTGACCTCGGGCAAACTGGCCGCCGACGCCCTGCCCGGGGATCTGGCCGAGCAGGATTGTGTGCTGGGTCTGGAGTTTGCCGGACGCGACTCCCAGGGCCGTCGTGTGATGGCCATGGTGCCGGCCAAGTCCCTGGCCACCACCTGTGTTGCCAGCAAGCGCATGATGTGGCAGATCCCCGAGAAGTGGACCATGGAGGAGGCATCCACGGTTCCCTGTGTGTACTCCACCGTCTACTACGCCCTTGTTGTGCGCGGACAGATGAAGAAGGGTGAGAAGATCCTTATTCAcgccggctccggcggagtgGGTCAGGCAGCCATCTCGGTGGCTCTGTCCCATGGACTGACCGTCTTCACCACCGTCGGAAGCAAGGAGAAGCGCGAGTTCCTGCTGAAGCGATTCCCCAAGCTGCAGGCCCGTAACATTGGCAACTCCCGCGACACCTCCTTTGAGCAGCTGGTGATGCGCGAGACCAAGGGTCGCGGTGTGGATCTGGTGCTCAACTCACTGTCGGAGGAGAAGCTACAGGCCTCGATCCGCTGCTTGGGTCTGAATGGACGCTTCCTGGAGATCGGCAAGTACGATTTGAGCAACAACAGCCCGCTGGGCATGTCTGTGTTCCTCAAGAACACCTCCTTCCATGGCATCCTGCTCGACAGTGTGATGGAGGGCGAGGAGGAGATGCAAAACCAGGTGGTCAACCTGGTGGCCGAGGGCATCAAGAGCGGAGCCGTTGTGCCCCTACCCACCTCAGTGTTCAATGACCAGCAGGTGGAGCAGGCCTTCCGCTTCATGGCCTCCGGCAAGCACATCGGCAAGGTGGTGATCAAGGTGCGCGACGAGGAGGCCAGCAAGAGTGCAGTCCAGCCCAAGGCGCGCCTGATCAACGCCATTCCCCGCACCTACATGCACCCGGAGAAGAGCTACATCTTGGTCGGAGGTCTCGGCGGCTTCGGCTTGGAGCTGACCAACTGGCTGGTGACTCGCGGAGCCCGCCACATTGTGCTAACCTCGCGCTCCGGCGTGAAGACCGGCTACCAGGGTCTGATGATCCGCCGCTGGCAGGAGCGTGGCGTCAAGGTGGTGATCGATACCAGCGATGTGACCACCGCCGCGGGAGCCAAGAAGCTGCTGGAGAACAGCAACAAGCTGGCCCTGGTCGGAGGCATCTTCAACCTGGCCGCTGTGCTGCGCGACGCTTTGATTGAGGATCAGACCGCCAAGGACTTCAAGACGGTGGCGGATCCGAAGGTGACGGCCACCAAGTTCCTGGATCAGTACTCGCGCACCATCTGCACGGAGCTGGACTACTTCATCTGCTTCTCGAGCGTGTCCTGCGGTCGTGGCAACATTGGCCAGACCAACTACGGACTTGCCAACTCCGCCATGGAGCGCATCTGTGAGCAGCGCCAGGTGAGCGGATTCCCGGGCACGGCCATCCAGTGGGGAGCCATCGGAGACACGGGTCTGGTGCTGGAGAATCTCGGCGACAACGACACCGTGATTGGAGGCACTCTGCCCCAGAGGATGCCGTCCTGCCTGCAGACCATCGACCTCTTCCTGCAGCAGCCGCACCCAGTGGTTGCCTCCATGGTGGTGGCCGAGAAGCGCAAGTCGGACCAGTCGGCGGGTGTCAGCCTGATTGCCACCATTGCCAACATTCTGGGCCTGCGGGACACCAAGAACATCCAGGATGCTGCATCGCTGGCTGACCTCGGCATGGACTCCCTGATGAGCGCCGAGATTAAACAGACGCTGGAACGCAACTTTGACATTGTCTTGTCTGCCCAGGAGATCCGCCAGCTTACCTTCGGAGCCCTGAAGGCGATGGATGGTGGAGCGGAAACCAAgcctgccgccgctgctgcagcagctcctgccgctgctcctgctggagCTAAGCCGGTCGAGGTGAACATCACCCCGGGTGCGTCATCACGCACGGCCAGTCCGCTGGGTGATGGCACCCAGGTCGTCTTCACCACCGCCCTCATACCCACCGAGGCCATCGTCCGCCTGCAAACCAAGGCGCCGGCGACCAGCAAACAGAGCCCCATCTTCTTCATTTCCCCGATCGAAGGATTTGCCTCCGCTTTGGAGCCGCTGGCCAGGCGATTGGAGGTGCCCGCCTATGGTCTTCAGTTCACGGACGCCGTGCCCTATGACTCCGTCGACTCTGCCGCCAGGTTCTTCATCAAGCAACTGCGCACCGTCCAGCCCAAAGGTCCCTAcaagctggctggctactccTTCGGCTGTCTGCTCACTTACGTGATGGCCGCCATTCTGGAGGAGAGCAACGAGGTCGCCAATGTGATCATGTTGGACGGAGCACCCACCTATGTCAACTGGTACACGAGCAGCTTCAAGCAGCGCTACACGGCCGACGATGATAACAACAACCAGAGCTACGGCCTTGCCTACTTTGGCATCGTTCTGGCCAACATCGACTACAAAGCGGTAAGCATAAGCGCAGCCAAGGCCTCGTTTATAGATTATTTATGATTTCTGTTTCCTTATTCCAGCTGGTGCGACTGCTATTGGTGATCCCCACGTGGGAGGAGAAGCTCGAGAGGTTCGCTGAGCTGATGAGCAATGAGATCACACAGCCCGTGGAGACGGTAAGACCCTACAGACTTATAGAAAGGAAAAAGTTATTTATACATTGTTATTAATACAGATCAAGAAGTCCGCCAAGCTGTTCTACAAGAAACTGGAGCTGGCCGACGGCTACAAGCCCACGCTGAAGCTTAAGTCCAACGTGACCCTGGTCAAGCCCACAGATAACTCTGCCAAGCTGGACGAGGACTATCGTCTCAAGGAGGTGGGTTCGAAGGAGACAACTTAAAGTAAACCAGGTGCTAATGGATATCTTATCTATATTTGCAGGTCTGCACAAAGCCCGTGGAAGTTCACACCGTTGAGGGCAACCATCGCACATTCCTCATCGAGGATCAGTCCCTGAAGACCATCCAGAGCATACTGAAGCGTCTGTTCAACTAGACTAAGGCCAAGGCAGAGGAGGATTTAGCATAAGAATTGTGGATGTGGCCCAGTGCAGCACTCACGCTCCCTAATCACCGCACATTGCATCCAATACTCGAGCGCACACATCGACAACTAGTTAGCATATTTAGTGAAAGAATTTACGTTGTTGAGCCGCAAGGAATAGCTCTACCCCCATCCCAGTTACGCGCAGCCAAACTGCTGTCTTGCAGCGCCTGTGGACTGTGGTCCAAATTAAGTCTACAGTCGCTGCGATTCCGGGCAGTTGAGTGGCCGATGCTGGATCGCACTTAACGCTTCGTGTGCACCGCAGAGAAGAGTTCAGTAATCCCGACATTCCTTGAAAGCTACAGACGGCCCTAGACGTCCCAACTtaccaaaaatatatcttatatGCTCTTATCTGTAACGTATGTGTATACTTGTCGCATATTCTAGTTTAGTTACGTAGTCTGTAAGCCAAAACAGTTTGTAATGAATTTCATTCCTCGAAACAGCACACAAAATTTGTTATCTCTTGATGTATAAAATAATCGCCCAAGAACGATCACTCATGAATATTGTGGATATTAAAATTACACCATTCTATTGTATACTGGATAAAACTGAAGTGTTTTCATTAATACGTTGGATTGTGGGTTTAATGGAAATACAGCAAACAACTTTAAAATGAGCTTGTtgttaaaatcaatttttatacccttgcagggtattataatttcagtcaggagtttgcaacgcagtgaaggagacgtttccgaccctataaagtatatatattcttgatcagcatcaacaggggaatctttctagatatgtcaggaagaaatcgattttttggccatttttgcaaaattttataaggggttacatcattaaaatttttgatttcgataaaaaattgaattttcaaaatttttaaatgaagtgtgcagatttattaacagTAGAAAAttttgcacagaacagttttccgatttaaaattaatgctcttttgcccgagttatgatatttttaattttaaaaaaatcaaggaggtttttaatataaaaaatccgattttataatacaaaataatatttttctaagtcaaggaatcatttccgaccccataaaacatatttattcttgatcagcatcaacaggggaatctgtTTTTGCATTGCAAAAACCATGCGAAAATGGGGAGAAAAACCTGAAGATTTCTCCAAACATCAAGCGCTCAGAATGTGGAATAGGGAGCACTAGCAAAGATTAACAAAACTCTTTGAGAGAAAGCATTAACATATGGAGAATTTGTTCGAGGCAGAAGAAGGAGCAAGTGAGCAAAGATAGCTCTTTGACTTAATGGCTCTTTAGAGGATTAGCTTTGGTAGTTGATAGTTATTATACAAAAGGAGTTAAGTCCTTGCCTTAAGCATTACCCCCTTGTCACcataataaaaacattcatacatttttgaaacaattacttatttatttaagggttttttgaaattatttagcAAAAAATATTCATGGGATTTGTATCTTTTctgtattattatatttattattctgttttgttttatatttttcacttgCATCTTATTTTGGATGGTTTCTGCACCGCGTACACCCTTGACAAAATTCCTTTAAACATCTGTTGTTAGGACTCCCTAATCTCTcacatacatataataaaaataacatactTAAAAGTTAATGACAAtgctgctgtgtgtgtgtgtgtgtgtgtgttatccTGAACCTATACATATAAAACTCGCATGTTCCGGATACAATCCAAtgataacaaattaaaaacgtaACGTAAACTAATGTAGTTAGGCGAAGTATATAATATAACTAATACAAGATATTCATAGAAATACATAGATAGCGAGCGAGATAGTacaaactaatttaatttgatttcttgCATTCATTGTTTATCGCTTTTTTTATAAGGCATTAAagactaaataataataaatacgaCGAGTGTACATCCTagaattttcatatataaaacacaaaattaaagctTAGGTCCTCTAACATTCTAATTggtataattatattatgttTTTGTGGCGGGGAACGTACCCCTTCATCCCTACGAATAGAGCGGGGGCAATAGGGGCTTTGTTTATCAATTAAGGACATCAAGTGAGTCGATTTGAGCGCAAGGGAGGATTGGATCTCTCGGGTAACACATATGTACGATATCAGCGATTGCGAGTTGCGGTTAGAATACAATATCAATATCGCTAatcatacaaatatatatatttatttatggttaTGGTTATGGTTATTGTACTTTATATGCTAGTATTCATACTGTTTCAGCTAAATGCTACCCATTATTACTGTTACTTTGAAACTGGTTGAAATCTCTAAAATATTGTAGCTGCTTTTGTGCCGTCCCTTTAAAATGTTCACTttacttttattgttttttatccCCCTCCCCGAAATTGTTGCTGTGACGGCTTCGCTTGCTGTGTGCTCGACTAATTGGTATAagtattgtttatgtttatagtAAATGAGCTGGttcaaaatgcaaatatttacacaaaCGAATTTAAGAACGTACGAATAGCGATACATATTTTGTTCGTATATATACGGGTTCTTATAGAAGTGAAAACGCCAAGCTATGCTTCGCACCCTTAAATCTCCGAGTCCTCCGCGCGGCCAGTGGCGACTCCCTGCCATCAGCAACTGTATTTGTTGAACAAACATGGGTTTCTCACGCTCTCGCTTTAAAAGCTATCATCGCTGTTCTCGCTCTCGTAAGCCTCTTCGGCTGCCTCGGCGATCTGGTCTATGTGGCCGATCTGGTCGATCGGCTCCTCGTAGGCACCATGTCATGCCAGTCCGCTGGCTTCGGCGGCGGCGTCCTCTGACCAGCTAACCTCCATCGGTGTGCACGGTAGGGCCTCCTCGATGGACATCCGAGATGGCGGCTGCTTGGGAATCTTGAATAGCGATCCCCCCGAAGCAGTGCTCGATGCGGATGAGCTGCGCATCATATCCTCGGAGGATGTCGAGCAGCTCTCGTCCTCGGAATTGGCACCTGAGACCATGGCCTCGCCGGCGGACTCCTGGATCTCCTGGAACTTCTTGGTCTCATTCGACATTAGCTTCATGGTGGAGCTGCGCGGACGCACCTCCAAAGACGGTGGCTGTGGCGAGCTGGAGCACAACGGGCCATCTTCATTCCAGTCGGGCAGTGTTAGTCCGTCCGATTGTCTCGGCCGCCGGATGGCAGGTGAAACGCAGACTCCAGAGCTGGAGGCCGAGTCCTTGGCGCACACAGAGAAAGATCGAGTTCGGGAAACAGGGTGTCCCTCTGGCTCGCCAGCAGTCCTTAGCAGGGTCGTGGCCGACATGCTCTGGCTTAGAGGATTGGGATGAGCCGGCGAAGAGCCGCCATTGGTGCCAGCGCCGTTCGAGTGACCATTTTGACCCACAGTCTGTCGCCTCTGGATGACGCAACGCTCGCTGTTACACCTTAGAGAGCCCGATCTCCGCACAATCTTGGCGGGCCCACCTTTCGGCGCTTCGTCGTCGATCTCCAGGGTCCAGCTGACCGAGTCGTTGCGCTCGATCATGCCCTTCATCACCGGCGAAGTGGGCGAAGATGTGGTGCCGGAGAACTCCAGGCTGCTGCGGCCCAAGGAGCAGCGACTGTGCATGGAATTCAGCAGGCTGTTGTCCTGAGAGCTGATGGACAGTTCGTGTATCTTGATCTCGGCTGCTTGGAGCTGCTCGGAGCGCTGCTTCAGGTGGTACTGGAGTTCCTCCTTGGCGTACGTCAGCTTGGTGAGCTTCATCTTCTCAAATTCGACGGACTTGCCCAGTTCTTCTACCTTTTGTTGTGATTCCCTGGGAGAAGAGAGAAATAAGGTTAGATTCTGTTCAGTCCTTAATAGATGTTTAAGTTACTTACTTCTCTTTTTCCGTTTTGGCTTCCAGTTCTGTACGCATCATCTCATTCTGAGCTTCTAGGAGTGCAACGCGGCTGCTCAGCTTGCTGCGTTCCTCGCTTTCGCGAATGTATTCCGCCTGAGCCTTGCTGAGGGCGGAGATCTCCGCCTGCTTCAGCTCGAGGACACAGCGCAGGCTGTCGGCCTCGCTGGTCAATCGGCTGACCTCAGCACTGGCCGTATCTGGGAGACTGGTGCAGGGACTTCGGCGTTGCGAGGAGGTGCGCAGCACTGAGATCTCATCCTGGGAGAGTGCCAGGCGATCCCTCAGGTCGCGCTCGTTGTTCTCCTTGCTGGCCTTCAAACTATTCAGCTCCTTGGTTAGACTCTTGACCCGTTCGCTGAGCTCTTGCTCGCGCTGATTGGCCTCCGACAGGCGGATGGCATGGGAGTTCTCCTTGCGCAGGAGTTTCTCCTGCATCTCCTGCTTCTGCGTCTCCGACTTCTGAAGGCGGGCCTCCAGATCCAGGATCTTTTGTTCAGCCGTGCTCAGTTGTTCCTGCTTGAGGGCTAGCTTGTTGGACACCTCATTGTGATAGGCCTGTTGCACCTGTTTGTTCTCCTCATCCTTGGCCAGCAGTTGGGATTCAAGTTCGCAGAACCTTTGTTTGGCAAGCATTTGTACCTCCATTACTTTCTCTTCGGCTGTAAGATAAAGGGAGAGTTATTATTCTGTTTAGAAATGCTAGAACTCTTTGAATGTACCTTGCTTCAGTTCAGTGCGATGCAgatgctcctgctcctgctggcgCTGCGCCCACTCGAGATCCTTGGCCTGCAGTTCCTCGCGCAGCTGCTCGCAGTCGTTCTGCTTTAGTTGCAGCAATAAAATCGTCTCCTCCAGTGTTCCCTTGGCTCGGGCACACTGCTCTTTGGTCTCCTGGCAGCCAAACGTATCTAGCTGTAATCCGGAAAAGATCGAAAAAACAATCACGGTTAAAGTCGCTATAAATTCTCGGGGTCATGGCAGGTAGTAAGGTTGTCTCgtgcaattaaaatgaaattttcattGCAACTTCAAGAGTTTTGCACGGAAGTCGAACAAAAGGGAAGCTGTTGAGTGGCGAAGACAATGTCTCTGAGCCAGGGAATTTCCACAGAGCATACAATGGCTTTGAGGGCCTCGTCTGCTAGGTTTTTGTGTCATGGTCAGAGGTTGTCGGGGGAAATCCCACAcacaattttaatgtttttatatttttatatgatcTTAGAATTTCTCCGAAGAGTATATAATGATTTTTGAATTGAGTTCTTTACATTTATTTCATGTCTCTGAAAATTTCTAAAGACAGCAATTTCTATAatcgatatttatatataattgatTCCCGTATTAActccatatatgtatatcttcTCTTAAGCATACCTTTTGCTGCTCGAATCCCTGATCAAAGTTTATGGTATCCATATAGGTTGCTTCACTGGGAGTGCCGGGCACTGCCCAACTGATCAGATCAAAATCCATGGTCTGGGCCGATAGTGTCTCGTTGGTGAAGACcaaattttcaaacattttgcTTTCGTTGCGTCGAGTTGTGTTGAACACGAATACTTGAAGTACACTGATGGCTACATTTCCACTGCCTTGGGTTTATATAGCCAAGAATGGGCAGGTAGCGAAGGATCGGTAGGTGGACTCTCTCAGGTAGCCAGGGATCAAGCGAAACTCTCCGGATATGGAcagcaaaatatttacaagggATTTAAACCAGACGAAGAACATGGAAAAAAACAACATGCTGGGAAAGGGTGAAAGGTTGCTCCAGTCGGcacagaagaagaaaaaaactgAGACATGCAATCTGGTGGGTGTATCCTTCGGTGGCCAAGGCAAAAGGGGCGGCAGTACACGCCCTTTGCTGAAAGAAGGATTCCACCTCGGATCGGATCCACCCAACGAAGGCTTAAGCGATCGCTGGCCAGATTCATGTGGTTTTTGGGATTGGTCACGCGCGTCTTCGTCTGCCAGCCAGAGGAAGGCAAGACTCTTTTCCCTTTATCGTTTTTGGGGCGGCTTGAATGCACTTCAATTTCGCTGTAATGGCGCGCACCTTCTCTGCAACACTTTGGGTGGATGCGTGTCAAAGTAACCGAGCGCCTCAGCATGATTTAGGAGAGTGCCTTTGGAGTGGATGTTACAAATTTGATTTGACTATTACAAATCGCAATTTGCACAGGC
It contains:
- the FASN1 gene encoding fatty acid synthase, encoding MPARFAEEVITAEPAQRAAPQLDLGGGGYAPRPQQHLNDEIAITGFSGRLPESSSIEEFKQNLFNGVDMVNDDPRRWEKGLYGLPDRIGKLKESDLENFDQQFFGVHQKQAECMDPLLRMLLELTHEAIIDAGLNPSDLRGSRTGVYIGVSTSETEQHWCSDPDRVNGYGLTGCARAMFANRISFTFDFKGPSYSIDTACSSSLYALEQAFSDMRQGKIDNALVAGAGLILKPTMSLQFKRLNMLSQDGSCKAFDESGNGYVRSDGCVVLLLQRTSAARRVYASILNVRTNTDGFKEQGITYPIGKMQNRLIRETYEEIGLNPNEVVYVEAHGTGTKVGDPQEVNSITDFFCKNRSSPLLIGSVKSNMGHSEPASGVCSVAKILIAMEEGVIPGNLHYNKPNPDLYGLVDGRLKVVDKNLPWNGGIIGLNSFGFGGANAHVILKSNPKPKALTPKDGAPKVVLASGRTFEAVEQLLESAANHADDDEYLQLINDIHSKPIPMHYFRGYGVVSSKGTLQREVLEYSDEKRPIWYVYSGMGSQWASMAKDLMKIEAFANSIQRCADVLKPEGVDLIDVLTRSTDKSFENILNSFISIAAMQVALTDLLSSLGIHPDGIVGHSVGELGCAYADGCFTPEQTVLAAYWRGKSILDTQLAKGKMAAVGLSWEDAHSRVPSDCFPVCHNSEDNCTISGPEASIEALVTKLNAEGVFAKAVNSSGYAFHSKYIAEAGPKLRKSLEKIIPNAKNRTARWISTSIPESAWNTPVAKQSSAAYHVNNLLSPVLFHEALQHVPKNAISVEIAPHGLLQAILKRALGPDATNLSLVKRGHENNVEFFLTNVGKLFAAGAQPQVLNLVRPTTYPVGRGTPMLNSKVGWDHSQKWLVAKFGKETSSGETIVEVDLSKEDDAFLAGHTIDGRILFPATGYMTLAWQTYAKMRGGEFHKTPVVMENLVFHRATILNKNAVVKFGINFFDGTGAFEICESGSLAVSGRITTPESIENEELPLEPQTASTAAKELATNDVYKELRLRGYDYAGIFRGIVRSDTVASAGKLQWVDNWISFMDTMLQFSILSKNLRELYLPTRIEKAVINPAKHLELLSALSKEQQLETGLPVHWYSDINVIKSGGVELRGLKANLAQRRPGTQAPPTLERYQFVPNINTTDLNENSEKARLQALDVAIQLIIENSSGAVKLKGVELANGRNPDVLLANRLLQIIEGEPVLTGDVAVATSNNNEETITAALGDSGVRVVSKDVLKEPVEQNCHFVFGIDVLSRPDTKTLENSIASIRENGFLIFEETVATYTKTGRALLAKFGFVAIQEQSLGATRVLVLARKAVDLKTRKSVVVVATEQNFNWVDELKAALATATTEEQYVYVVCQGEELFGAVGLMTCIKNENGGKLARLVFVQDAKAEKFSLTSATYRPQLEKDLISNVLKHGAWGTFRHLKLETQQATLQVEHAYVNALVKGDLASLKWIEAAQTDTGVTTDKNLETCTVYYAPINFRDVMLTSGKLAADALPGDLAEQDCVLGLEFAGRDSQGRRVMAMVPAKSLATTCVASKRMMWQIPEKWTMEEASTVPCVYSTVYYALVVRGQMKKGEKILIHAGSGGVGQAAISVALSHGLTVFTTVGSKEKREFLLKRFPKLQARNIGNSRDTSFEQLVMRETKGRGVDLVLNSLSEEKLQASIRCLGLNGRFLEIGKYDLSNNSPLGMSVFLKNTSFHGILLDSVMEGEEEMQNQVVNLVAEGIKSGAVVPLPTSVFNDQQVEQAFRFMASGKHIGKVVIKVRDEEASKSAVQPKARLINAIPRTYMHPEKSYILVGGLGGFGLELTNWLVTRGARHIVLTSRSGVKTGYQGLMIRRWQERGVKVVIDTSDVTTAAGAKKLLENSNKLALVGGIFNLAAVLRDALIEDQTAKDFKTVADPKVTATKFLDQYSRTICTELDYFICFSSVSCGRGNIGQTNYGLANSAMERICEQRQVSGFPGTAIQWGAIGDTGLVLENLGDNDTVIGGTLPQRMPSCLQTIDLFLQQPHPVVASMVVAEKRKSDQSAGVSLIATIANILGLRDTKNIQDAASLADLGMDSLMSAEIKQTLERNFDIVLSAQEIRQLTFGALKAMDGGAETKPAAAAAAAPAAAPAGAKPVEVNITPGASSRTASPLGDGTQVVFTTALIPTEAIVRLQTKAPATSKQSPIFFISPIEGFASALEPLARRLEVPAYGLQFTDAVPYDSVDSAARFFIKQLRTVQPKGPYKLAGYSFGCLLTYVMAAILEESNEVANVIMLDGAPTYVNWYTSSFKQRYTADDDNNNQSYGLAYFGIVLANIDYKALVRLLLVIPTWEEKLERFAELMSNEITQPVETIKKSAKLFYKKLELADGYKPTLKLKSNVTLVKPTDNSAKLDEDYRLKEVCTKPVEVHTVEGNHRTFLIEDQSLKTIQSILKRLFN